A genomic window from Candidatus Kouleothrix ribensis includes:
- a CDS encoding PLP-dependent aminotransferase family protein yields the protein MNPRSSTAQIWESHWATAVSQISSSAIRELLKVTEQPGVISFAGGLPSPDCFPAEELAVAAEHVLAREASRVLQYGPTEGFPPLREFLVSLMRERGLPISTDHLLVTNGSQQGLDMIAKLLVDPGDPVLVEEPTYVGALQAFRPYRPSFVTLPIDDQGLRIDGLQLALADLAAAGLRPKFLYTVASFQNPTGVTLTAERRRALIELAAQHGLPIVEDDPYGELRYSGEAPPLLAALDIERWGEPRHVLYLSTFSKLLVPGLRVGWAVAPAPLLLRMVQVKQGLDLHTSSLAQAIAYEACRDGLLGRQIPTIRALYQERRDVMLNSLARYMPTGTRWTRPDGGMFLWITLPEGYNTTELLARALERQVAFVPGGAFHANGGGENTMRLNFSFSNPTQIVEGVRRLSEVFKAALG from the coding sequence ATGAATCCACGTAGCTCAACCGCCCAAATCTGGGAGTCGCACTGGGCCACTGCGGTCAGCCAGATCAGCAGCTCGGCCATCCGCGAGCTGCTCAAGGTCACCGAGCAGCCTGGCGTGATCTCATTCGCCGGCGGCCTGCCCTCGCCCGACTGCTTCCCGGCCGAAGAGCTGGCCGTAGCCGCCGAGCATGTCCTCGCGCGCGAGGCCTCGCGCGTGCTGCAGTATGGCCCAACCGAGGGCTTCCCACCACTGCGCGAGTTCCTGGTGAGCCTGATGCGCGAGCGCGGCCTGCCGATCAGCACCGATCACCTGCTGGTGACGAACGGCTCGCAGCAGGGGCTCGACATGATCGCCAAGCTGCTGGTCGACCCTGGCGACCCGGTGCTGGTCGAGGAGCCGACCTACGTCGGGGCGCTCCAGGCGTTTCGGCCCTACCGCCCCAGCTTTGTGACGCTGCCGATCGATGATCAGGGCCTGCGCATCGATGGCCTGCAGCTGGCGCTGGCCGATCTGGCGGCGGCCGGGCTGCGCCCCAAGTTCCTCTACACCGTCGCCAGCTTCCAGAACCCTACCGGCGTCACGCTCACGGCCGAGCGGCGCCGCGCGCTGATCGAGCTGGCCGCCCAGCACGGCCTGCCGATCGTCGAGGACGACCCGTACGGCGAGCTGCGCTATAGCGGCGAGGCCCCGCCGCTGCTGGCCGCGCTCGATATCGAGCGCTGGGGCGAGCCGCGCCATGTGCTATACCTCAGCACCTTCTCGAAGCTGCTGGTGCCAGGCCTGCGCGTGGGCTGGGCCGTGGCCCCCGCGCCCCTGCTGCTGCGCATGGTTCAGGTGAAGCAGGGGCTCGATCTGCACACCAGCTCGCTGGCCCAGGCAATCGCCTACGAGGCATGCCGCGATGGCCTGCTGGGCCGGCAGATCCCTACGATTCGCGCGCTGTACCAGGAGCGCCGCGATGTGATGCTGAACTCGCTTGCGCGCTATATGCCCACCGGCACACGCTGGACGCGCCCCGACGGTGGCATGTTTCTGTGGATCACACTGCCAGAGGGCTATAACACCACCGAGCTGCTCGCGCGCGCGCTCGAGCGCCAGGTGGCCTTCGTGCCGGGTGGGGCGTTCCACGCCAACGGCGGCGGCGAAAATACCATGCGCCTGAACTTCTCATTCTCGAACCCCACCCAGATCGTCGAGGGCGTCAGGCGCCTGTCCGAGGTGTTCAAGGCCGCGCTGGGCTAA
- a CDS encoding PIG-L family deacetylase, whose product MPTQTSAAHDFAQYGIDSLWLDHAQRPRTILIAYPHPDDESFGNGGTIARYTAQGAAVHYACATRGECGTVDAHMLAGYADVAELRTAEQRCAAEALRLAAVHFLGYRDSGMPGTPDNQHANAFVQAPLERVAGQLTALIRALRPQVLLTFNAYGGYGHPDHIHIHHATHMAFAAAGDPACYPEQIAAGLQPWQPHKLYYPTFSTRFVQLAVVGMRLLGRDPRRIGRNKDIDAVRVIEETTPITTTVACGAYLEPNLRARACHRSQGGGVPFGGRVPRFVLRRVFAAESFTRAIPAWRGGPLEHDLFDEI is encoded by the coding sequence ATGCCCACCCAGACATCGGCGGCGCACGATTTTGCGCAGTATGGAATTGACTCACTCTGGCTCGATCACGCGCAGCGGCCGCGCACTATACTGATCGCCTACCCGCACCCCGACGACGAGAGCTTCGGCAACGGCGGCACGATTGCGCGCTACACCGCTCAGGGCGCGGCGGTACACTACGCCTGCGCCACGCGCGGCGAGTGCGGCACTGTCGACGCGCATATGCTCGCAGGCTATGCCGATGTCGCCGAGCTGCGCACGGCCGAGCAGCGCTGTGCGGCCGAGGCGCTACGCCTCGCGGCGGTACACTTCCTGGGCTACCGCGATTCGGGCATGCCTGGCACACCCGACAACCAGCATGCCAACGCGTTCGTGCAGGCGCCGCTCGAGCGCGTGGCCGGCCAGCTGACTGCGCTGATCCGCGCGCTGCGGCCGCAGGTGCTGCTGACATTCAACGCCTACGGCGGCTACGGCCACCCCGACCATATTCACATCCACCATGCCACACACATGGCCTTTGCGGCGGCCGGCGACCCGGCGTGCTACCCCGAGCAGATTGCCGCCGGCCTGCAGCCCTGGCAGCCGCACAAGCTGTACTACCCGACCTTCAGCACGCGGTTTGTGCAGCTGGCGGTGGTGGGTATGCGTCTGCTTGGGCGCGACCCGCGCCGGATCGGGCGTAACAAGGACATCGACGCGGTGCGAGTGATCGAGGAGACCACGCCGATCACTACGACCGTGGCGTGCGGCGCGTATCTCGAGCCGAACCTGCGCGCGCGCGCCTGCCACCGCAGCCAGGGTGGGGGCGTGCCGTTCGGCGGCCGTGTGCCGCGCTTCGTGCTGCGCCGGGTTTTCGCCGCCGAGAGCTTCACCCGCGCTATCCCGGCGTGGCGCGGCGGCCCACTAGAGCACGACCTGTTCGATGAGATCTAG
- a CDS encoding ABC transporter ATP-binding protein, whose amino-acid sequence MLELRNLYKSYGGAPALRGVSLALAPGSIVGLLGPSGCGKTTLLRLIAGLEQADSGSIAFDGRPIDDLPTHLRGFGLMFQDYALFPHHDVAGNVAFGLRMHNLPRAQITARVVEMLDLVGLAGYARRRVYELSGGERQRVALARSLAPSPRLLMLDEPLGALDRALRERLLDELRTILKRVGVTSVYVTHDQAEAFAVADWLVLMQAGQVAQQGPPEQVYRQPASQFVARFLGHTNLIEGQVAEVGDMHVIVATALGRFVSAGPNPGLACNIPVVLVLRPEAAQLARPGPAQAENRITGVVAARSFRGSRTRLALQPHAGPPLEFELDGPAPPEGQPITLALRPEAISIIPG is encoded by the coding sequence ATCCTCGAGCTGCGCAATCTCTATAAGTCGTACGGCGGCGCGCCGGCACTACGCGGCGTCAGCTTAGCGCTGGCGCCTGGTTCGATCGTCGGCCTGCTCGGCCCCTCGGGCTGCGGCAAAACCACGCTGCTACGCCTGATCGCCGGGCTCGAGCAGGCCGACTCCGGCTCGATCGCCTTCGACGGCCGCCCGATCGATGATCTACCAACCCACCTGCGCGGCTTTGGGCTGATGTTCCAGGACTACGCCCTGTTCCCGCATCACGACGTGGCCGGCAATGTGGCGTTCGGCCTGCGCATGCACAACCTGCCGCGCGCACAGATCACCGCGCGCGTGGTCGAGATGCTCGATCTGGTCGGGCTGGCCGGCTACGCGCGCCGGCGCGTCTACGAGCTATCGGGCGGCGAGCGCCAGCGCGTGGCACTGGCGCGCAGCCTGGCGCCTAGCCCGCGCCTGCTGATGCTCGACGAGCCGCTCGGCGCGCTCGACCGCGCGCTGCGCGAGCGCCTGCTCGACGAGCTGCGCACCATCCTCAAGCGTGTCGGCGTCACCAGCGTGTATGTCACGCACGATCAGGCCGAGGCCTTCGCCGTGGCCGACTGGCTGGTGCTCATGCAGGCCGGCCAGGTCGCCCAGCAAGGCCCGCCCGAGCAAGTCTACCGCCAGCCGGCCAGCCAGTTTGTGGCACGCTTCCTCGGGCATACCAACCTGATCGAGGGCCAGGTGGCCGAGGTTGGCGATATGCACGTGATCGTCGCAACCGCGCTCGGCCGCTTCGTCAGCGCCGGCCCCAACCCTGGCCTTGCCTGCAATATTCCCGTAGTGCTGGTGCTGCGCCCCGAGGCCGCCCAGCTGGCCCGGCCCGGCCCGGCCCAGGCCGAAAACCGGATTACCGGGGTGGTCGCCGCACGCTCGTTCCGCGGCAGCCGCACGCGCCTCGCGCTGCAGCCCCACGCCGGCCCGCCGCTCGAGTTCGAGCTCGACGGCCCGGCCCCGCCCGAGGGCCAGCCGATCACGCTGGCGCTGCGCCCCGAGGCGATCAGCATCATCCCTGGCTAG
- a CDS encoding FAD-binding oxidoreductase, which translates to MTRGTYDVILVGGGVMGCATAYHLLRADARLRVALIEMDSTYARASTTLSDGNIRVQFNIKENIQMSLYGLEVLARFTDELAVDDDRPDPGFRQQGNLFVIDEASQAETRAGLALQQRLGGLVEWLSPAQVHAAYPLYENLDSCVGGTFGRQDGTMSPLAVLQAYRKKSIALGAHFIQAEVAGLLHAGGRMAGVALASGERLSAPAVVNAAGPWASKIARTADVALPIIPTKRQVTSVEVAARPDRILPLLFFPSGLYCMHEGGGLFMIGKSFPDDPVGLDDFSWDRRRFEELIWPELVEFMPSFDRLKVTGGWAGLYEVNTFDGNAILGEWPALPGLYLANGFSGHGFQQCHAVGRYTAELILGLPHALDLGIFAASRILENRPAFESRRKII; encoded by the coding sequence ATGACACGCGGCACCTACGACGTGATCCTGGTCGGCGGCGGCGTGATGGGCTGTGCCACCGCCTACCACCTGCTGCGCGCCGATGCGCGGCTGCGGGTGGCGCTGATCGAGATGGACTCGACCTACGCGCGCGCCTCTACCACGCTGTCGGACGGCAACATACGTGTGCAGTTCAATATCAAAGAGAACATCCAGATGTCGTTATACGGGCTCGAGGTGCTGGCGCGCTTTACCGACGAGCTCGCGGTCGACGACGACCGGCCCGATCCGGGGTTTCGCCAGCAGGGCAATCTGTTTGTGATCGACGAGGCCAGCCAGGCCGAGACGCGCGCGGGCCTGGCGCTGCAGCAGCGCCTGGGCGGCCTGGTCGAGTGGCTCAGCCCCGCGCAAGTACACGCCGCCTACCCGCTCTACGAGAACCTCGATAGCTGCGTTGGCGGCACGTTCGGCCGCCAGGATGGAACTATGTCGCCGTTGGCGGTGCTGCAGGCCTACCGCAAGAAGTCGATCGCACTGGGCGCGCACTTCATCCAGGCCGAGGTAGCCGGGCTGCTGCACGCGGGCGGGCGCATGGCCGGGGTGGCGCTGGCCTCGGGCGAGCGCCTGAGTGCCCCGGCCGTGGTGAATGCCGCCGGCCCGTGGGCCAGCAAGATCGCCCGTACTGCCGATGTGGCCCTGCCGATCATCCCGACCAAGCGCCAGGTTACGAGCGTCGAGGTGGCCGCGCGGCCCGATCGCATCCTGCCGCTGCTGTTTTTTCCTTCCGGGCTATACTGCATGCACGAGGGCGGCGGGCTGTTTATGATCGGCAAGTCGTTCCCCGACGACCCGGTTGGCCTGGATGACTTCAGCTGGGATCGGCGCAGATTCGAGGAGCTGATCTGGCCCGAGCTGGTCGAGTTCATGCCTAGCTTCGACCGGCTGAAGGTCACCGGCGGCTGGGCCGGGCTGTACGAGGTCAACACCTTCGACGGCAACGCAATTCTGGGCGAATGGCCCGCGCTGCCAGGGCTGTACCTGGCGAATGGTTTCTCGGGGCACGGCTTCCAGCAGTGCCACGCGGTTGGGCGCTACACTGCCGAGCTGATCCTGGGCCTGCCGCACGCGCTCGATCTGGGGATCTTTGCGGCCAGCCGAATCCTCGAGAACCGGCCGGCCTTCGAGAGCCGCCGTAAAATTATCTGA
- a CDS encoding TIGR03667 family PPOX class F420-dependent oxidoreductase, whose product MLQIDANSEFGARVARRLASEPIIWLTTVGADLTPQPVPVWFWWDGQTALIYSKPGTPKLRNIARSPRVALHFNNNDDGGDIVVFAGTAQIDQGAPALSEVAAYIEKYAARIARMGQTAAYFAQEYSVAIHVTPTGLRGF is encoded by the coding sequence ATGCTACAGATTGATGCGAATAGCGAGTTTGGCGCGCGGGTGGCGCGCCGGCTTGCGAGCGAGCCGATCATCTGGCTGACGACGGTGGGGGCGGATCTGACGCCGCAGCCGGTGCCGGTGTGGTTCTGGTGGGATGGGCAAACCGCGCTGATCTACAGCAAGCCGGGCACGCCCAAGCTGCGCAATATCGCGCGCAGCCCGCGTGTGGCCCTGCACTTCAACAACAACGACGATGGCGGCGATATTGTGGTGTTTGCCGGCACGGCCCAGATCGACCAGGGCGCGCCAGCGCTGAGCGAGGTGGCCGCGTACATCGAGAAATACGCCGCGCGGATCGCGCGCATGGGCCAGACCGCCGCATACTTCGCGCAGGAATATTCGGTGGCGATCCATGTGACGCCAACCGGTCTGCGCGGGTTCTAG
- a CDS encoding methylmalonyl-CoA mutase encodes MVDQEARMSDISTDSGIAIKPVYRADDTNSAQPDPGQYPYTRGVYPTMYRGRLWTMRQYAGFASARESNLRYRYLLEKGQTGLSVAFDLPTQLGLDSDDPRAEGEVGKVGVAIDSLEDMATLFDGIPLDKVTTSMTINAPAAVLLLLYELVAERQGVASTQLGGTIQNDILKEYAARGTYIYPPRPSMRLITDTFAYCHERIPKWNTISISGYHIREAGATAAQEIAFTLSDGIAYVDAAVKAGLPVDEFAPRLSFFFVSNPNFLEEVAKFRAARRMWAKIMKERFGARKDASMMLRFHTQTSGASLTAQQPLNNVVRTTIEALAAVLGGTQSLHTNGFDEALSLPTQEAATLALRTQQIIGYESGVAATADPLAGSYVVEALTDAVEAKAWALIEQIDSMGGAVTAIEQGWMQLQIADSAYAFQQRVESGEQVLVGVNRFADAQAAAVPLFAPNETVGQEQVSALVRIRAERDNAAVTAALEDLRQAAQGSANVLPPMREALRRLATVGEVCGVLRQVWGEYRPEVRL; translated from the coding sequence ATGGTTGATCAGGAGGCCCGCATGAGCGACATAAGCACCGACTCCGGCATTGCGATCAAGCCGGTCTATCGCGCAGACGACACCAACTCGGCCCAGCCCGACCCCGGCCAGTACCCCTACACACGCGGGGTCTACCCGACGATGTACCGCGGCCGGCTCTGGACCATGCGCCAGTATGCCGGGTTTGCCTCGGCGCGCGAGAGCAACCTGCGCTACCGCTACCTGCTCGAAAAGGGCCAGACCGGCCTCTCGGTGGCGTTCGACCTACCAACCCAGCTCGGGCTTGACTCGGACGACCCGCGCGCCGAGGGCGAGGTGGGCAAGGTTGGCGTGGCGATCGACAGCCTGGAAGATATGGCCACGTTGTTCGACGGCATCCCGCTCGACAAGGTGACCACCTCGATGACGATCAATGCGCCGGCGGCGGTGCTGCTGCTGCTGTACGAACTGGTGGCCGAGCGCCAGGGCGTAGCCTCAACCCAGCTGGGCGGCACGATCCAGAACGACATCCTGAAAGAGTACGCCGCGCGCGGCACCTACATCTACCCGCCGCGCCCGAGCATGCGCCTGATCACCGACACGTTTGCCTACTGCCACGAGCGCATCCCCAAGTGGAACACGATCTCGATCAGCGGCTACCACATCCGCGAGGCCGGCGCCACCGCCGCGCAGGAGATCGCCTTCACACTCTCCGATGGTATCGCCTACGTCGATGCAGCCGTCAAAGCCGGGCTGCCGGTCGACGAGTTCGCACCGCGGCTATCGTTCTTCTTCGTCAGCAACCCGAACTTCCTCGAAGAGGTGGCCAAGTTCCGCGCGGCGCGGCGCATGTGGGCCAAGATCATGAAAGAGCGTTTTGGGGCCAGGAAAGATGCCAGCATGATGCTGCGCTTCCACACCCAGACCTCGGGCGCGAGCCTGACGGCGCAGCAGCCGCTGAACAACGTGGTGCGCACGACGATCGAGGCGCTGGCGGCCGTGCTGGGCGGCACGCAGAGCCTGCACACCAATGGCTTCGACGAGGCACTGAGCCTGCCGACCCAGGAGGCCGCCACGCTGGCGCTGCGCACCCAGCAGATCATCGGCTACGAGAGCGGCGTGGCCGCCACGGCCGACCCGCTGGCCGGCTCGTATGTGGTCGAGGCGCTGACCGACGCAGTCGAGGCCAAGGCCTGGGCGCTGATCGAGCAGATCGACAGCATGGGCGGCGCGGTGACGGCGATCGAGCAGGGCTGGATGCAGCTGCAGATCGCCGACTCGGCCTACGCCTTCCAGCAGCGGGTCGAGTCGGGCGAGCAGGTGCTGGTGGGCGTAAACCGCTTTGCCGACGCGCAGGCCGCTGCAGTGCCACTCTTCGCGCCGAACGAGACGGTCGGGCAAGAGCAGGTGAGTGCGCTGGTGCGCATTCGCGCCGAGCGCGACAACGCCGCAGTGACGGCCGCACTCGAAGATCTGCGCCAGGCCGCGCAGGGCAGCGCGAACGTGCTGCCGCCGATGCGCGAGGCGCTCAGGCGGCTGGCGACCGTGGGCGAGGTGTGTGGTGTGCTGCGGCAGGTGTGGGGCGAGTACCGGCCCGAGGTGAGGTTGTAG
- a CDS encoding ferritin produces the protein MLSKTIFTALNDQITHELYASQLYLAMSAYFEAQSLPGFARWMRVQSEEEREHAMKFFDFIGDRGGAVELQAIDQPPGEFQSPLDVFEQALHHEQKVTSQIHAIYALALHESDYATQAMLHWFISEQVEEEKNAGQIIEQLKMTGGQSGALLMLDRELAGRAA, from the coding sequence ATGTTGAGCAAAACCATCTTTACGGCGCTGAATGACCAGATCACCCACGAGCTGTATGCATCGCAGCTCTACCTGGCGATGTCGGCATATTTCGAGGCCCAGAGCCTGCCCGGATTCGCGCGTTGGATGCGCGTGCAGAGCGAGGAAGAGCGCGAGCATGCCATGAAGTTTTTCGATTTCATCGGCGACCGCGGTGGTGCCGTCGAGCTTCAGGCGATCGACCAGCCACCCGGCGAGTTCCAGTCGCCGCTCGATGTGTTCGAGCAGGCCCTACACCACGAGCAGAAGGTCACCAGCCAGATCCACGCGATCTATGCGCTGGCCCTGCACGAGAGCGACTATGCCACCCAGGCCATGCTGCACTGGTTCATTAGCGAGCAGGTCGAGGAAGAGAAGAACGCCGGCCAGATCATCGAGCAGCTCAAGATGACTGGCGGCCAGAGTGGCGCCCTGCTGATGCTCGACCGCGAGCTGGCCGGGCGCGCAGCCTGA
- a CDS encoding SMC family ATPase: protein MIPRSLLLRNFMCYRDDLPPLLFDGIQIACLSGENGAGKSALLDAMTWALWGEARLKSDDDLIALGALEMEVDFTFMLDGQDYRVIRKRSKARKAGQSWLDFQVRNNGAWKPISGATIRETQQAITTTLRMDYDIFANSAYLRQGHADEFTKKEPGRRKQVLADILGLDMYEKLETGAKERARGLDGRLKGLEGQIGELQRQAEKRATYAQLVAVQQTHVEHIHAAVATAEAAAAAASARVQALEALKAQRTVLDAQLRTLHAEQNELAGEVTRLRAQLAEAQHMLARRAEIYAGVAELQAAQAERERLDGLRVPFDALHERRRGHAEALRDAERQLRADLKIAEGELRGLRERAARRPRIEAELARLSAQLEGLAPAARELAEARLKRDELRERQRSAAELVLQRNELQHKIDLKHDSLVGAREELKRKIKEATDRLRDEPAWRAELAQANDERARLDAAQAELEQLRTGEHELVERGATRRSECDAIKARGEDINRKLALLDADAQVCPLCKSELGADGLAHIHSEYARERADLRGQFSAAKREADAADSQLADLRSTLKSLERRAAGVAEIAGRVARLERDLHAAVELRRQQADDQRTLDDIQLQLVKGDYERGVRSEQARVEAALAALGEPAALDRELSRLESRTAVLEQQVGEQMRLRAEADAKRRSMQEIDDELPALHEQEERIAELNTTLAMDDFAQADRVALRRVDAEIAALGYTPELAGAAATAARELAHWAEERQKLQRAEEREERDQRDLERTSQALGRSAAAVESAEAQLAALDTDLRGLAAALRERDTAQSTLQTQRRELSVAERDLGEKRALLQRAEEAAAELLEAEARRTALVERKGLFDELAVAFGKKGVQALLIETAIPEIEREANHLLARMTDNQMHLTFETQRDTKKGDVAETLDIKIADGLGTRDYDAFSGGEAFRLNFAIRVALAKLLARRAGARLETLVIDEGFGSQDAKGRERLVEAITSVQSEFKHILVITHLQELKDLFPVQIEITKTPQGSVWAIA from the coding sequence GTGATCCCACGCTCGCTGCTGCTGCGCAACTTCATGTGCTACCGCGACGATCTGCCGCCGCTGCTGTTCGACGGCATCCAGATCGCCTGCCTCTCGGGCGAGAACGGCGCCGGCAAATCGGCGCTGCTCGACGCCATGACCTGGGCGTTGTGGGGCGAGGCGCGCCTGAAGAGCGACGACGATCTGATCGCGCTTGGCGCGCTGGAGATGGAGGTCGACTTTACCTTCATGCTCGACGGGCAGGACTACCGGGTGATCCGCAAGCGCAGCAAGGCCCGCAAGGCCGGCCAGAGCTGGCTCGACTTTCAGGTGCGCAACAACGGCGCGTGGAAGCCGATCAGCGGCGCGACCATCCGCGAGACCCAGCAGGCGATCACCACGACCTTGCGCATGGACTACGATATCTTCGCGAATTCGGCCTACCTGCGCCAGGGCCACGCCGACGAGTTTACCAAGAAGGAGCCTGGCCGGCGCAAGCAGGTGCTGGCCGACATCCTCGGGCTCGACATGTACGAGAAGCTCGAGACGGGCGCGAAAGAGCGTGCGCGCGGACTCGATGGCCGCCTGAAGGGGCTGGAAGGCCAGATTGGCGAGCTGCAGCGCCAGGCTGAGAAACGCGCCACCTACGCCCAGCTGGTCGCCGTGCAGCAAACCCATGTCGAGCATATTCACGCCGCAGTGGCCACGGCCGAGGCCGCCGCTGCCGCCGCCAGCGCGCGCGTGCAGGCGCTCGAGGCGCTGAAGGCCCAGCGCACAGTGCTCGACGCGCAGCTGCGCACGCTGCACGCCGAGCAGAACGAGCTGGCCGGCGAGGTGACCCGGCTGCGCGCGCAGCTGGCCGAGGCCCAGCACATGCTTGCACGGCGCGCCGAGATCTACGCCGGTGTGGCCGAGCTACAGGCCGCCCAGGCCGAGCGCGAGCGGCTCGACGGCCTGCGTGTGCCCTTCGATGCCCTGCACGAGCGCCGGCGCGGCCACGCCGAGGCACTGCGCGACGCCGAGCGCCAGCTGCGCGCCGACCTGAAGATCGCCGAGGGTGAGCTGCGCGGCCTGCGCGAGCGCGCCGCCCGCCGCCCGCGCATCGAGGCCGAGCTGGCCCGGCTCAGCGCCCAGCTCGAGGGCCTGGCCCCCGCCGCGCGCGAGCTGGCCGAGGCGCGGCTCAAGCGCGACGAGCTGCGCGAGCGCCAGCGTAGCGCCGCCGAGCTGGTGCTGCAGCGTAACGAGCTACAGCATAAGATCGACCTGAAGCACGACTCGCTGGTGGGCGCGCGCGAAGAGTTGAAGCGCAAGATCAAGGAGGCTACCGACCGGCTACGCGACGAGCCGGCCTGGCGCGCCGAGCTGGCCCAGGCCAACGACGAGCGCGCGCGCCTCGACGCGGCCCAGGCCGAGCTTGAGCAGCTGCGCACCGGCGAGCACGAATTGGTTGAGCGCGGCGCCACCCGCCGATCGGAATGCGACGCGATCAAGGCCCGCGGCGAAGACATCAACCGCAAGCTGGCGCTGCTCGACGCCGATGCCCAGGTGTGCCCGCTGTGCAAGAGCGAGCTTGGCGCCGACGGGCTGGCGCATATCCATAGCGAATATGCCCGCGAGCGCGCCGATCTGCGCGGCCAGTTCAGCGCCGCCAAGCGCGAGGCCGACGCCGCCGACAGCCAGCTGGCCGATCTGCGCAGCACGCTCAAGTCGCTCGAGCGCCGCGCTGCCGGCGTGGCCGAGATCGCAGGGCGGGTGGCCCGGCTCGAGCGCGACCTGCACGCCGCCGTGGAGCTGCGCCGCCAGCAGGCCGACGATCAACGCACGCTCGACGACATCCAGCTGCAGCTGGTGAAGGGCGACTACGAGCGTGGCGTGCGCAGCGAGCAGGCACGGGTCGAGGCCGCACTGGCCGCGCTGGGCGAGCCGGCCGCGCTCGACCGTGAGCTGAGCCGGCTCGAAAGCCGTACCGCCGTGCTCGAGCAGCAGGTAGGCGAGCAGATGCGCCTGCGTGCCGAAGCCGATGCCAAGCGCCGCAGCATGCAGGAGATCGACGACGAGCTGCCCGCGCTGCACGAGCAAGAAGAGCGCATCGCCGAGCTGAATACCACGCTCGCGATGGACGACTTCGCGCAGGCCGATCGGGTCGCGCTCAGGCGTGTCGACGCCGAGATCGCCGCGCTGGGCTACACGCCCGAGCTGGCCGGCGCGGCCGCCACCGCCGCGCGCGAGCTGGCCCACTGGGCCGAGGAGCGCCAGAAGCTGCAGCGCGCTGAGGAGCGCGAGGAGCGCGACCAGCGCGACCTCGAGCGTACCAGCCAGGCGCTGGGCCGTAGCGCCGCTGCGGTCGAGTCGGCCGAGGCCCAGCTTGCCGCGCTCGACACCGACCTGCGCGGGCTGGCGGCGGCGCTGCGCGAGCGCGACACAGCCCAGAGCACGCTCCAGACCCAGCGGCGCGAGCTGTCGGTGGCCGAGCGCGACCTGGGCGAGAAGCGCGCGCTGCTGCAGCGCGCCGAAGAGGCCGCCGCCGAGCTGCTCGAAGCCGAGGCCCGCCGCACCGCGCTGGTTGAGCGCAAAGGCCTGTTCGACGAGCTGGCGGTGGCGTTCGGCAAGAAAGGCGTGCAAGCCCTGCTGATCGAGACGGCCATCCCCGAGATTGAGCGCGAGGCCAATCACCTGCTGGCGCGCATGACCGACAACCAGATGCACCTGACGTTCGAGACCCAGCGCGACACCAAGAAGGGCGACGTGGCCGAGACGCTCGACATCAAGATCGCCGATGGCCTGGGCACGCGCGACTACGACGCATTCTCGGGCGGCGAGGCCTTCCGGCTCAACTTCGCCATCCGCGTGGCGCTGGCCAAGCTGCTGGCGCGCCGGGCCGGCGCGCGCCTCGAGACGCTGGTGATCGACGAGGGCTTTGGCTCGCAAGACGCCAAAGGCCGCGAGCGGCTGGTTGAGGCGATCACCTCGGTGCAGAGTGAGTTCAAGCACATCCTGGTGATCACCCACCTCCAGGAGCTGAAAGATCTGTTTCCAGTGCAGATCGAGATCACCAAGACGCCCCAGGGCAGTGTGTGGGCAATCGCCTAG